One Festucalex cinctus isolate MCC-2025b chromosome 1, RoL_Fcin_1.0, whole genome shotgun sequence genomic region harbors:
- the LOC144022290 gene encoding coenzyme Q-binding protein COQ10 homolog, mitochondrial-like has product MVTSRKSSQRLFGSLLDVLQIQWTKFIRGNSKRGNARHVYPGGFLTMRRATLPLCASFPINTPHRTFINLAAPITRRRTEYAESRTLGYTREQMFGVVSNVEQYQHFVPWCKSSRVIRSEGGDVRAELEIGFPPVVERYTSDVTFVPNHQVRALCTDGSLFSHLETIWRFEPGPKDTPDSVLTMCLLSSSRCFILGWPASSSTRWSSRWSAPLSYGRPRSSDTSKRRPRGGGRHDNNFPTPTPPTQTHAHKKLHFHIE; this is encoded by the exons ATGGTTACGTCCCGAAAGTCATCTCAACGGCTCTTCGGGTCTCTTTTGGATGTACTTCAAATCCAATGGACCAAGTTTATTCGGGGAAACTCTAAACGAGGAAATGCCAG GCACGTTTATCCTGGTGGGTTCCTGACAATGAGGAGGGCTACCCTGCCACTCTGTGCCTCCTTTCCCATCAACACCCCTCATCGCACCTTCATCAACTTGGCCGCACCCATCACTCGCCGCAGAACCGAGTACGCAGAGAGCCGGACCTTAGG GTACACGCGGGAGCAGATGTTCGGCGTGGTGTCCAACGTGGAGCAGTACCAGCACTTTGTGCCCTGGTGCAAGAGCTCTCGCGTCATCAGGAGCGAGGGTGGCGACGTCCGCGCCGAGCTGGAGATCGGCTTCCCGCCCGTGGTGGAGCGCTACACCTCCGACGTCACTTTTGTCCCCAACCACCAAGTCAGA GCCTTGTGTACGGACGGGTCCCTCTTCAGCCATCTTGAGACAATCTGGAGGTTTGAGCCAGGACCAAAAGACACACCGGACTCTGTACTGACTAT GTGTCTTTTGAGTTCAAGTCGTTGCTTCATTCTCGGCTGGCCGGCCTCTTCTTCAACGAGGTGGTCAAGCAGATGGTCGGCGCCTTTGAGTTACGGGCGGCCTCGCTCTTCAGACACAAGCAAGCGGCGACCCCGAGGAGGTGGTCGACATGACAACAACTTCCCAACGCCCACCCCCCCAAcacagacacatgcacacaagaAACTACATTTTCACATAGAATAA
- the mylk5 gene encoding myosin light chain kinase, smooth muscle has product MDAGGQQHYVSTFRMHIKSGNTPRSADRVTTDGAPPSHQRVEPPVFVRPLRDCCVDEGNDIALSGVLSGSRPIKVTWLHNGETARFGIPAQDGGNVSLVVRECLPEDAGAYTCVVENTAGKTSCCAAVFVTDFETISSMQSRASANKSIIGSGKSAQSPHEGQRNSRGSTGTSSISSDPQSPVSPREVIPKKRANSGTGPVLRLENPPQFVAVKAGHPARVTCRFTGSPPVVSCWIRNKEQLADSPEVWTENSDKSSTLVLAEAGAQHTGRYTVLVKDRKSSVQHTLTLSVIDRPQPPVSCPLVSLVSPGSLVLSWSGPCFDGGSAVLGYVVEVRPEGQEWSELTAQCASTSYRVCGGLQPGEEYCFRVRAYNAVGVSEPGPASPGVTMDHKDSEATYEEEEDTTATFVSIDSAHKVTDHYDVQEKLGMGKFGLVFKLKHRMSGRVCAGKFYKGRRTKEREAARKEIELMNKLHHPKLVRCLAAYDHKPDMVMVMEFIAGGELFERIVDDNFEHTEPASVLYMQQILQGVSFMHRQLIVHLDLKPENIVCVDTSGTAVKIIDFGLATQLDGKTDLRVMQGTPEFVAPEVINYEPVCLATDMWSIGVICYILLSGESPFQGSSDADTLALVTAAQWEFDEESFEDITDQAKHFIRSLLEKDPRRRMSCEDALAHAWMVAFESAVPASTKSLPKDKMKRFLARQKWKKAGKAMLALKRMALLSKGDSTCSPTSPAEECPMTPETEDALLSLERKMQGPPHFTKTLQDQSVSTGASAHLDCHLTGYPDPDVVWLRGEEPVEESPTVRIEYEEDGRCTLILAKTSIHDSNVYTCKATNDHGETCCSASLVVRDSD; this is encoded by the exons GTGAGACAGCCCGTTTTGGAATTCCCGCTCAGGACGGCGGCAACGTAAGCTTGGTCGTGCGTGAGTGCCTGCCGGAGGATGCCGGCGCATACACCTGCGTGGTGGAAAACACGGCGGGGAAAACTTCCTGTTGCGCCGCTGTGTTTGTTACAG ACTTTGAAACTATTTCTAGCATGCAGAGTCGAGCTTCTGCAAATAAGAGCATTATTGGAAGCGGGAAATCAGCTCAGTCTCCTCATGAAGGTCAGCGCAACTCCAGAGGGTCCACTGGCACCTCCTCTATCAGCTCTGATCCGCAGAGTCCAGTCTCTCCACGAG AGGTTATTCCAAAGAAAAGAGCCAATTCAGGGACAG GCCCGGTGTTGCGCTTGGAGAACCCGCCGCAATTCGTGGCGGTGAAGGCGGGACATCCTGCACGCGTCACATGTCGATTCACCGGCAGCCCCCCTGTGGTGTCCTGCTGGATACGAAACAAGGAGCAG CTAGCGGACAGTCCAGAGGTTTGGACAGAGAACTCGGACAAGAGCAGCACGTTGGTCTTGGCTGAGGCCGGCGCTCAGCACACGGGCCGCTACACTGTTTTGGTCAAGGACCGCAAGAGCTCGGTCCAGCACACACTCACCCTCTCCGTCATAG ACAGGCCGCAGCCTCCCGTCTCCTGTCCTCTGGTCTCCCTGGTGTCCCCCGGGAGCCTCGTGCTGTCCTGGTCGGGGCCCTGCTTCGACGGGGGCAGCGCCGTGCTGGGCTACGTGGTGGAGGTCCGACCCGAGGGCCAAGAGTGGAGCGAGCTAACGGCCCAGTGTGCGAGCACGTCGTACAGGGTGTGCGGCGGCCTGCAACCCGGGGAGGAGTACTGCTTCCGGGTTAGGGCCTACAACGCGGTGGGGGTCAGTGAACCTGGACCAGCATCACCTGGGGTCACCATGGACCACAAGG ATTCCGAGGCAACatatgaagaagaagaggataCCACCGCAACTTTTGTCTCCATCGACTCCGCGCACAAAGTCACAGACCACTACGATGTGCAGGAGAAGCTCGGGAT GGGTAAGTTTGGGCTGGTGTTCAAGCTGAAGCACCGGATGAGCGGTCGCGTGTGCGCCGGAAAGTTCTACAAAGGCCGCCGCACCAAGGAGAGGGAGGCGGCCCGCAAGGAGATCGAGCTGATGAACAAGCTCCACCATCCCAAGCTGGTCCGCTGCCTGGCCGCCTACGACCACAAGCCCGACATGGTCATGGTCATGGAGTT catagcaGGCGGGGAACTTTTCGAGCGCATCGTGGACGACAACTTTGAGCATACGGAGCCTGCCAGCGTACTCTACATGCAGCAAATCCTGCAAGGCGTGTCCTTCATGCATCGGCAGCTCATCGTCCATTTGGACCTCAAACCCGAGAACATCGTGTGCGTTGACACAAGCGGCACCGCCGTCAAGATCATCGACTTTGGACTGGCCACCCAACTCG ATGGCAAGACTGATCTAAGGGTGATGCAGGGGACGCCGGAGTTTGTGGCCCCTGAGGTGATCAACTACGAGCCCGTGTGCTTAGCCACAGACATGTGGAGCATCGGCGTCATCTGCTACATACT acTCAGTGGCGAGTCGCCCTTCCAGGGAAGCAGCGACGCTGACACGTTGGCCTTGGTGACGGCGGCCCAGTGGGAGTTTGACGAGGAGAGTTTTGAGGACATCACCGACCAGGCTAAACATTTCATCCGCTCCTTGCTGGAGAAAGACCCCAG GCGACGCATGTCCTGCGAAGATGCCCTAGCTCACGCATGGATGGTGGCGTTTGAGTCGGCAGTTCCCGCCTCCACCAAGAGTCTTCCCAAGGACAAGATGAAGCGTTTTCTCGCCAGGCAGAAATGGAAG AAAGCAGGCAAGGCCATGCTGGCATTGAAGAGAATGGCCTTACTGAGCAAAGGGGACAGCACTTGTTCTCCCACCAGCCCCGCAGAAG AGTGTCCCATGACACCAGAGACGGAAGACGCCTTGCTCTCATTGGAGCGCAAGATGCAGGGACCGCCTCACTTCACGAAGACCCTGCAGGACCAGTCGGTCTCCACGGGGGCCAGTGCTCACCTCGACTGTCACCTCACAG GATATCCTGACCCGGATGTGGTGTGGCTGCGCGGAGAGGAACCCGTGGAGGAGTCACCAACCGTCCGGATAGAGTACGAGGAAGATGGCCGCTGCACGCTGATCCTCGCCAAAACAAGCATACACGACTCCAACGTTTACACATGCAAAGCCACCAATGACCACGGAGAGACCTGCTGCTCAGCATCGCTCGTTGTCCGAGATTCagattaa
- the hsd17b1 gene encoding 17-beta-hydroxysteroid dehydrogenase type 1: MGKDNLQSSHNFGSMDKKVVLITGCSSGIGLSLAVRLASDPEQTFKVYATMRNLAKKERLLETVKGLHKDTLDVLQMDVTDRQSILDARDKVAEKRVDILVCNAGVGLMGPLEAHSLDSMKQILEVNLLGTIQTIKAFLPGMKAQRDGRILVTGSVGGLHGLPFNEVYCASKFAIEGACESLAVLLQHFNIYVSLIECGPVNTNFLVNLKKAELGDPSLQHVDEHTLGLYERYLQHCSYVFQNTAQDTEDIVKVFLDAMQSSRPAFRYFTSGAVPPLTELKVTQPDGLRYISAMSKLIFSPDEQ, encoded by the exons ATGGGGAAAGACAACCTTCAGTCGTCTCATAACTTTGGCAGCATGGACAAGAAGGTGGTGTTGATCACCGGCTGCTCATCCGGTATCGGCCTCAGCCTGGCCGTCCGTTTGGCTTCGGACCCGGAACAAACATTCAAAG TGTACGCCACCATGAGGAACCTGGCCAAGAAGGAGCGTCTTCTGGAGACCGTCAAAGGTCTGCACAAGGACACGCTGGACGTTCTTCAGATGGACGTGACGGACCGCCAGTCCATCCTGGATGCCAGGGACAAGGTTGCGGAGAAGCGAGTGGACATTCTAG tcTGTAACGCCGGTGTGGGTTTGATGGGTCCACTGGAGGCTCACTCTCTGGACTCCATGAAGCAGATTCTGGAAGTCAACCTTCTGGGCACCATCCAGACCATCAAGGCTTTCCTGCCTGGGATGAAGGCTCAGCGTGACGGTCGTATCCTGGTCACGGGCAGCGTCGGAGGCCTTCATG GTCTTCCCTTTAATGAGGTCTACTGCGCCAGCAAGTTCGCAATCGAAGGAGCGTGCGAGAGCTTGGCTGTTCTCTTGCAACATTTCAACATCTA TGTGAGCCTGATCGAGTGTGGCCCGGTCAACACCAACTTCCTGGTCAACCTGAAGAAGGCGGAGCTTGGCGACCCGTCCCTTCAACATGTGGACGAACACACGCTGGGGCTGTATGAACGATATCTGCAGCATTGCAGTTATGTCTTCCAGAACACAGCACAGGACACTGAAGACATTGTAAAG GTATTTTTGGATGCCATGCAGTCGTCCAGGCCGGCCTTCAGGTACTTCACCAGCGGAGCGGTGCCCCCTCTGACCGAGCTGAAGGTCACGCAGCCGGACGGCCTCCGGTACATCAGCGCCATGAGCAAACTCATCTTTTCGCCTGACGAGCAGTGA